CCGACGAAAAGGACGCGGACCTCGAGGTCCAGCTGCAGGTCCCGGCGCGTCCCGGCCCCCTCTTCGACGAACACGTAGGCGCCGCGGCACGTGAACTTCTCCCGCAGGACGTGCGGTTTGATCTCGATGCGCAGCTCGTGGCGGCGCGGATCGAACACGCTGACCTCGTCCCAGCTGATGGACGACCCCCCGATCGCGGCCTGTACCGCCGGCGAAAGCGACCCTGCGAACCGGTAGTAGACGACCTGCTTCACCGTCCCGTCCGGACCCTCTGCGCGTTCCCGCACCTCGCGCTCCGCCACCTTCGGCAGGTTCTCGAGCAGCTTCTGGTACTCCGGCTCCAGCATCGCCCGCTCCACGCGTTCGACGGGCGCGCCGAAGGAATCCGTGCGTGTCAGGCGCATGCCGCAACGGTACATTACGGACGTGGACGCCCTTCCCTTCGACGTCCCCGGCCCCCCTTACCGCCGCAGGCAGGTCCGGCAGTGGGTCTTCAAAAGGTTCGCCGGGACGTTCTCCGAGATGCACACGCTGCCCGCGCCGCTGCGAGAGGAGCTGACGGCGCGGCACGGCCGCGTACGCCCGGACCCCGTGACCGAGCAGGTGTCGGACTCCGGAGGCACCGTCAAGGCCCTGTTCCCGGACGGCTACGAGACCGTGGCGATGCGCTACCCCGGGCGGCTGACGGTCTGCGTCTCATCCCAGGCCGGATGCGGCCTCGGCTGCACCTTCTGCGCCACCGGGCAGATGGGGCTCATCCGCAACCTGGCTCCGTTCGAGATAGTGCAGCAGGCGCTGTGGGCCGGCGAGCGCATGGGGGCCCGGCCCTCAAACGTCGTGTTCATGGGCATGGGCGAGCCGCTGGCGAACTACGACCCGGTGCTGGCGGCGGTGCGGTCGCTGCACGACGACGTGGGCATCTCCGCCAGACGCATCACGGTATCGACGGTGGGGCTCGTCCCCCAGATGCGGAACCTCGCGCACGAGGACCTGCCCGTCCGGCTGGCGCTGTCCCTGC
This DNA window, taken from Actinomycetota bacterium, encodes the following:
- a CDS encoding DUF2505 family protein produces the protein MRLTRTDSFGAPVERVERAMLEPEYQKLLENLPKVAEREVRERAEGPDGTVKQVVYYRFAGSLSPAVQAAIGGSSISWDEVSVFDPRRHELRIEIKPHVLREKFTCRGAYVFVEEGAGTRRDLQLDLEVRVLFVGSAVEGAIGKGLQQTLDHEARILSDYLAGS
- the rlmN gene encoding 23S rRNA (adenine(2503)-C(2))-methyltransferase RlmN, giving the protein MDALPFDVPGPPYRRRQVRQWVFKRFAGTFSEMHTLPAPLREELTARHGRVRPDPVTEQVSDSGGTVKALFPDGYETVAMRYPGRLTVCVSSQAGCGLGCTFCATGQMGLIRNLAPFEIVQQALWAGERMGARPSNVVFMGMGEPLANYDPVLAAVRSLHDDVGISARRITVSTVGLVPQMRNLAHEDLPVRLALSLHAPDDETRSSLVPVNRRWPVSECLQAAREFRDAHGRRVSIEYALIADVNDRTWQAEQLASLLKGTDLHVNLIPLNPTPGYGVPGSTRVEAFAEELKAGGVNVTVRDTRGRDIDAACGQLATARSGSAGDITRRPRTGQEVATKGR